The window GATGTTATACAATACTGTCGAAGAGAGTTTtcgctaagaaaaaaaataagatttacaAATCACACTGTGCATGTGTGGTAGGGCCTTAAAACTCGGGGACACCATTCAACGGTGGAATAACCCTGAAAAAGTCGAAATGAAGGGAGGTTTTGAAGTGAAAGTATCTCCCAGTCGTTCTCTTCGAACTGTTGCCTCGATTCATAATGAAGAATTTACAGTGAACGCTTTGTAAACTTTTAACAATAGTCAGTGCAAGGAAACATACATTCCCAATAGTCCTTTGGTTTGACTACTTCTTCAGAGACCATATTTATATGGTAAATAATCACTAAAGCAGTAGCGCAATACACGTAAACctattataaataaaacaacgaaggagcAATATATCAAAAAGTCCTTCGTGTTATTCGTGTATTTTTTGGTCCACTCCTTCGTCGATTTATTTACAATATGTTCACGTAGGCCTATAAATGGTGCCCTGAGGATTGTGATGGTCGTCCATGGACAGCCAGGAACCcgtccttcttttcttcactcgGAGACAGGAAGGTGACGCTGTAATTAAGACATAAACATTGTGTATCAAAACAGATATCTTTAATGTTATCTTGGACAAGTTTGAAACATGGTGCGAGACGAGTCCCATCTACTGCTCACGccacatttgttttccttttatattatcaAACTTCCTCTTTTTACTCTTGTAATAATATCACTACGctgatttatataaaaaagtgatGTTTCTTGTTTAAAAATCTAGACTATGATATACCTACAATCAGCAGACACTGAGGTATAAAGAGAAATTAAACAAGCATAATACCAGATCACGAGGCCACGTTTAAACAGTGATAAGTGGGTCGTCAGTGTTATCACATAGTTACATAGTTTTTGGTAAAGgtggtttgttattatcatttcagaaGGTTGGATCATTTGAGTCTTATCTATTTGTATGGTTTATTAGTGGTTTTATCCCCAACTGTTATTTTTCTCCCCCGGAGGAGAATGtctatagatagatcgataaaaagTTTATAGAATGGTAATTTGGAGTGATTGGCCTTTTCATGTAATTATCATtcaggggaatgggagagggtgtACTCACTACACTGTGTACGGATATTGAATAATAAAATACCTATGTAAGGGCAATAACGAATCAATATCCATCTGCCTGAATAGGCATTATTTTAGTAGAAATTTTGTGCAACAATGAAAATGTAAGAATTTCTTAATATTAATTCCTCCCATAAGTAATCAAATATTTTCACTCTACAGACTATTTGAGTTATTGCTATTACAAAAGAAAGATGTATATAACTTAAGGTACCTTGATAGCGAAACGGGAAAATGTGACCTGAGACATTGAAAACCATTGACCTAAAATGATGCTTCTTATTCTCAGGGTCTTGGACTCTTGGGCTTTGCAAAGGGTCAAAATTCGGTTTCATATGCATTTCGTGTTGAAAGattaaagcgaaaaaaaaaatattagttaatatttttcttaatagTTCAGAAATTCTGGGTTGGGGTAaagcaaaaacataaaaacaaaatttgtAAAAGTATTTGGAACTACCCTAGCCATTATGTAAGAGCAAGCAATTACCGTTAATGTGAGTCTCAGTCAATTACTGTTGGCAATTTGAGAATCAGATGGgctccattctttctctcaatcATCCGTTCCTACAATCTGAATCTTAACCACAAATCAATCCTTTAACATTCAGTAACATCCAGTCGCGCTTATATACTTCAAATGGGGATttcagacagttttttttttttcatccatgctACCTGCTGCGTGCTCGATGGGCAGCCGAATCCTCCAGCTCCGCAACGGTGTCTTTCATGGGAACCCCGCGAGTCTCCGGCAGCCTGGTCATGATCCCTGCTGCTACTAACGAGGCGCCCCCGAAGGTTACGAGGGGCACCCACGATCCGATTGAACCCTGAGGAGGAGGTTAAAACACAcatgaatgttttgttttttgaggatCAAGGTTTGGCTCTTGAAAGTCTGATGATGTAAATTGTTAACGTCTCGTTTCGAGTTTGCGTGATTTTGTTTTGTAATGTTTCTACTTCTGTTACGACACTGAAGATTTAAGAACCTGCAGTGGCAGGTACTTTTACTGTATCCACTATATATAAGCAGACCCTACAGGATAACCTGGCTTTATAAATCATTGATTAAACtatcctgttaaaaaaaaaaaaaaaatatatatatatatatttctgaaacaATAAACCTTCAAGCTAACACAAGTTACTGTGCATATGAACAGatcaagaaaatagaaagaaaaaaaaaggcagagctTCATGATCCCACCAGGATTTCCACCAGGAAAGGGACAGCAACAGAGCCGACTTTGGCCACCATCGCGCACGTGCTCATGCCGCGCTGCCGCACCTCGGTCGGAAAGAGTTCGTTCGCGTGGAAGTAAAGCATCATGTAGGCTGCGGTGATAGCCAATTTCCcgatcattatcatcgctgtcaCCAGCCAGCTAATACCTGAGGGAAATACTTAACGTTATGCATCACTAATATGTTTTCAGGGTAGGTGTTAATATTTTCTAAACTCGTGTGTTCCAAGTTAATACACTGGCATTAAAATTAAATATCGTGATAGACAGTTTCTGTATCAAGATCATAGTTGTCCCAAAGAAATGTACCATATTACGCATCACTCATATATTTTCAGAGGAGGTGCTAAAcccattaaagaaaataataataaaaaaaaaacccacctcgCTCGGTAAAAGACTGAATACTAACCTCTCCAAGTTTAACATTAACATCCCGACAGACTAACTTGATGGCGTAACCCCGAGAGCCAGAAGTGCGACACCGCTGACAACGAAACACATGATATTCGAAGCCCTCCTTCCCAGTTTCTCCACCAAAGGAATCGTTATGCTGTTGGCCGGTGTCTCCATCACACCTCCCAGGGCCATGTACGCATAAGGATCAACACCGAACCTGTCGCCTCCGAGAGAGAGACCGTAGTACACAGAATCCACCAGAAAAAAGTTGGCGTACAGGCAGAGTGTTATCGTCCGAATCTTTCTGGTTCTGAAAGGGGTCAAGGAGTGGGTGTAATTAAATtaatttaacccattcgcgatgggcatgcccactgtgagtttacttgtttaattgattttacacatagatggctctacttgtATTAAATCAcctatgagccaattacgagtactgtctgtctcgcccgtttacccttttctttaatttaagaaaatattttacgttatcttattttgcttttactaatgtttataacattatagtaattataatgtttataatagaaataacatcatcgatattcatagcactagtaaaaaatacatttccccgccaattcaaggaaaggtgaaatcaggtaaggcagagccatctatgtgtagagactttacacaaaaaaatataaaaaattagcacagcatttcccccattttttattcattttccccggcggcaatgggttaatactgTTGTAATTAACTTAATcatgttattttcactattactatttttatttctgtttctgagTACATACCCTCAAtagtaaaattgatgatgataacaatatcaataatgataatgatattaacgtaaatattaataaataacagtgataatgataagaatgacgaaaataatgacaataatgataacgattgtgataataataaagatggtagtaatgataatgataataagaaaaatattaattacaacaatgataataataataatgttaataataataacaataatggtaatacagacaatgataatatcgatgaatataatgataatgatgataattataacaatatcgatgataatgatgataatgataacaaaaatgcaataataataataatgatagtaataatagcaataatgacagcagcaaacacaataataatgatggtaacaatgataacaactatgaaaaataagataacaataacgataatactagtaataacaataattatagtgattataatactagtaatgctagtgatactactactactaataataataatgatgatgataataataataaagatgcgactactaataaagataataatgatgctaataatttttactataattataataagaataacaataataacatttatgaacgcaatgtaaaattaaatatatatataaatctatctatctatctatctatctatctatctatctatcaatctatctatatatatataaatatttacatagcaACTCAACAAGAACCACGATTCCAAGACACCAGTCCAGAAGTCAAACCGGCTACTGACCTAAACAGAACGGCAATTACATTGGCTACGTTTTTCAGGGTAGTCTTCAGTCCGCGAGGATGTTCAGCCTCACGCCGCTGGGAATCGGTTTCCTGTGCAGAACATTACAGAAAGTTGTCATTTTAATTAGAGAATTACTATAGGCTTGGGAAGACTTTAGATGCAGATCGAATAAGGAAAAGAATGTAAGAGGATTTATAAAAAGATTATgaaatgggatttttttgttattattgtcttatgtTACTCTATATGTGATAAAAATGCAGATTATATAATGGAAGATTGTGTTCTTTTAACTGTGATAATCGGTCTTGACCAAACCATTCAAAACATTGAAGACATTCTGAGTTTCGTTGAGTTTCGTTATTTTGAATCCATACGTttccaaaaaagggggaaatgaactGAAATTGCAGAGCAtcacactaataatgatagccTTTCAGTATGTAGTAATACATTGTGTAATTTCTGTAATACTGTGGATAATGATAAATCGAGCTCTCCTATAAAATTCGTGAAATATGAACTTCAACCACCAGGTGACCCTACTGACTAGGCACAAACAACCAGAGGGAGTTTTTTTCTTTACGTTAAAAGATATctgatgtatacatattaatatataagtatgtgatgTTTGTATACGTGCACGCCTTTCTGCAAAAAATCTGCAGAAAATCtgcagaaaattataattatgttgtTTGGGCAACGTGAATGCTCTAAAAATAAATTAAGtattgttcagtttttttttttttttttttttttttttaactaggaccgatttttttgcacacacacacacacacacacacacacacacacacacacacacacacacacacacacacacacacacacacacagcattcaCCACCAACAACCATTTGAAAGTCGTTCTGCTATTCCCTTCAACCTATTTCCCAATTCACAATGCCCAATACCAATTCCATAACTCTTAATCCAGCCTCTACCTCCGCCTGCGTCTCCTTCATGATCGCGTACAGCTGTTCCTCTGACGGAAGCTCAACCTTATTCCAACGTGAAGCTCGGCGTAGTACACGAAGAGCCTCTGCGTGTCTGCCCCGTACAATGAGCCACCTGGGTGATTCGTCCATTAGCCTGCTTGCAGAGGGAAATGTGGTGGTTACAAACGTGTCTTTATTTTAA of the Penaeus chinensis breed Huanghai No. 1 chromosome 18, ASM1920278v2, whole genome shotgun sequence genome contains:
- the LOC125034806 gene encoding organic cation transporter protein-like isoform X1, which codes for MPKFDDLLTHLGTGRWNLLYAIAMGYWALQVPYHSMGAAFLTPHQDFTCVNSDVEILQNRSQCIYNITTSDGENEERLCTEWAFDNSTYASTITSEFGLVCEFSFLRATFKSVYFLGAFVGSILNGWISDKYGRKKMHTAGVLAFVVLGNSLCWMPNISAILVARFLMGVGHPSSTETGYSLVMETCEPRLRSVIGILVFLPWCFSLITLGGYGYLLRDWRWLMFTVSLPGVLYLPMLWLMDESPRWLIVRGRHAEALRVLRRASRWNKVELPSEEQLYAIMKETQAEETDSQRREAEHPRGLKTTLKNVANVIAVLFRTRKIRTITLCLYANFFLVDSVYYGLSLGGDRFGVDPYAYMALGGVMETPANSITIPLVEKLGRRASNIMCFVVSGVALLALGVTPSSISWLVTAMIMIGKLAITAAYMMLYFHANELFPTEVRQRGMSTCAMVAKVGSVAVPFLVEILGSIGSWVPLVTFGGASLVAAGIMTRLPETRGVPMKDTVAELEDSAAHRARSSVTFLSPSEEKKDGFLAVHGRPSQSSGHHL
- the LOC125034806 gene encoding organic cation transporter protein-like isoform X2; translation: MPKFDDLLTHLGTGRWNLLYAIAMGYWALQVPYHSMGAAFLTPHQDFTCVNSDVEILQNRSQCIYNITTSDGENEERLCTEWAFDNSTYASTITSEFGLVCEFSFLRATFKSVYFLGAFVGSILNGWISDKYGRKKMHTAGVLAFVVLGNSLCWMPNISAILVARFLMGVGHPSSTETGYSLVMETCEPRLRSVIGILVFLPWCFSLITLGGYGYLLRDWRWLMFTVSLPGVLYLPMLWLMDESPRWLIVRGRHAEALRVLRRASRWNKVELPSEEQLYAIMKETQAEETDSQRREAEHPRGLKTTLKNVANVIAVLFRTRKIRTITLCLYANFFLVDSVYYGLSLGGDRFGVDPYAYMALGGVMETPANSITIPLVEKLGRRASNIMCFVVSGVALLALGVTPSSISWLVTAMIMIGKLAITAAYMMLYFHANELFPTEGSIGSWVPLVTFGGASLVAAGIMTRLPETRGVPMKDTVAELEDSAAHRARSSVTFLSPSEEKKDGFLAVHGRPSQSSGHHL